A window from Chaetodon trifascialis isolate fChaTrf1 chromosome 5, fChaTrf1.hap1, whole genome shotgun sequence encodes these proteins:
- the dcps gene encoding m7GpppX diphosphatase, whose protein sequence is MADTAAKRAADGVETELSQKGKRAKADNENGRGEERKDSESENILCGFKTSNVLSDSAREKNIFIHGKLADQEAVVILEKTPIREDTLAELFSGSRLKLEMRNDIYSTYRLQAPLHLNEIKTTVVCPATEKHVKKYKRQESFLVEETEGDYRSITLPYIQEQSFSVQWVYNILEKKAEADRIVYEDPDPEVGFVLLPDFKWDQKQVDDLYLIAITHQRDIRSLRDLTSDHLPLLQNIFQKGKEAILQRYKLPASKLRVYLHYQPSYFHLHIHFTKLGYEAPGCGVERAHLLADVIQNLQSDPQFYKTRTLYFPLRADDGLLGKFKEAGRL, encoded by the exons atggCAGACACCGCCGCTAAACGTGCAGCCGACGGTGTTGAAACTGAATTATCTCAGAAAGGCAAAAGGGCGAAAGCTGACAATGAGAATGGTcgaggagaagaaaggaaagactCTGAATCTGAAAACATCCTGTGTGGGTTTAAGACATCCAACGTCTTGAGCGACTCTGCACGGGAGAAAAACATCTTCATCCATGGAAAA CTTGCTGATCAGGAGGCTGTGGTTATCCTGGAGAAGACTCCCATCAGAGAGGACACCCTGGCTGAGCTTTTCAGTGGATCCAGGCTGAAGCTGGAGATGAGGAATGACATCTACAGCACATATCGGTTACAGGCTCCCCTCCATCTCAACG AGATCAAGACGACAGTGGTGTGTCCGGCCACAGAGAAGCATGTCAAGAAATACAAGCGTCAGGAGAGTTTCCTGgtagaggagacagagggggacTATCGGTCCATCACGCTGCCCTACATTCAGGAGCAGAGCTTCAGTGTGCAG TGGGTTTACAACATCCTGGAGAAGAAGGCAGAGGCTGATCGGATAGTGTACGAAGATCCAGACCCGGAGGTCGGCTTTGTCCTCCTCCCAGATTTCAAATGGGACCAGAAACAG GTGGATGATTTATACCTGATCGCCATAACACATCAGCGAGACATCAGGAGTCTCAGAGATCTGACGTCAGACCATCTACCCCTGCTGCAGAACATCTTCCAGAAAGGAAAG GAGGCCATCCTGCAGCGCTACAAGCTTCCAGCCAGTAAGCTGAGAGTCTACCTGCACTACCAGCCGTCATATTTCCACCTCCACATCCACTTCACCAAGCTGGGCTACGAGGCACCAGGCTGCGGCGTGGAGCGGGCCCACCTCCTTGCAGACGTCATCCAGAACCTCCAGTCTGACCCCCAGTTCTACAAAACCCGGACCCTGTACTTCCCCCTGAGGGCAGATGACGGGCTGCTAGGCAAGTTCAAGGAGGCAGGGAGGCTGTAA